From the genome of Streptomyces sp. S4.7:
GTGGAAGGTGACTCCCGATGGCAACTGAACAGCTCTCACCGCGCGAACGGGGTCGGCGCCTGTACGCCCTCCTGACGGAACGGCCGCTCTCGCTCTACGCCACGGCAGCGCTGCGCATCGGCTACGGCCTGCTCTATCTGGGCTTCCTGCTCCGGGAGTTCCCGCATCGCGACGAGATCTGGGGCCCCGGTTCGCCCTGGACCCCGGAGCTGGCGGCACAGCTCTACGACCAGACCGGCTGGGCCAGCATTCTCGCCCTGTCCGACAGCCGCACCTACTTCGAACTCTGCTACGCGCTGGCTGTCGTCACCTCCGCGCTGTTCGCGCTCGGCTGGCGCACCCGCGCCGTGTCCGTCCTCTTCGCCCTGGTCGTGGCCTCGTTCCACTCCCGGTCGATCTTCATGACGGACGGCGGCGACAACCTCATCCTGCTGATGGCCTTCTACCTCGTACTCACCGCCTGCGGCCGGCGCTGGTCCCTGGACGCGCGCAGAGCGGCCCGGGACGGCGCGAAGGGCGACGGGCGTACGACGACGCCGACAGGTCAACTCCGCTACGCCCGCATCATGTTGGTCACGGTGCTGCACAACTGCGGACTGATCGTCATCGCCGTGCAGGTCTGCTTCCTCTACGGATCGGCGGGGCTTTACAAGGTGCAGGGTGGTACGTGGGGCAGTGGCACCGCCATGCACTACGTACTGAATCTCGACCTCTTCCGGCCCTGGCCCGGACTCTCGCAGATCGCGGACGAGCAGACCGTACTGCTCGCGATCACCGGATACGCGACGGTGCTCCTCCAGGTCGCGTTCCCGTTCGTCCTGTTCGGCAGGCTCAAGTACCCCGTCCTGACCGCGTTGTTGGGCATGCACATCGGGATCGCGGTACTCATGGGACTGCCGCTCTTCTCCGGCGCGATGATCGTCGCGGACCT
Proteins encoded in this window:
- a CDS encoding HTTM domain-containing protein: MATEQLSPRERGRRLYALLTERPLSLYATAALRIGYGLLYLGFLLREFPHRDEIWGPGSPWTPELAAQLYDQTGWASILALSDSRTYFELCYALAVVTSALFALGWRTRAVSVLFALVVASFHSRSIFMTDGGDNLILLMAFYLVLTACGRRWSLDARRAARDGAKGDGRTTTPTGQLRYARIMLVTVLHNCGLIVIAVQVCFLYGSAGLYKVQGGTWGSGTAMHYVLNLDLFRPWPGLSQIADEQTVLLAITGYATVLLQVAFPFVLFGRLKYPVLTALLGMHIGIAVLMGLPLFSGAMIVADLVFLPDRFYLALRRLCGRAVRRAGLGKTTRPADKALPTSPLLPQQGGADGPADSRHTAGPRVPPTRRVRR